CGGCGCCCTCAATTAAAATGGATTGGTTCGCTTTCAGCTGCATAATATCGCTTAACACAATCGCCGCGGTGGCAGATGAATGCACTGCGCCGACTAACGCCAGCGGATCGATTTCTAAGGTTGGAGCAAGAAAAAGGCGTTCTTCCGGAATAACCGCATATTCAGCGCAAACGCCTTGTCGTCCGTCATATCCCATGCTATTCGTCCACACCCAATTTCCTACCTGAAATTTTTTCACCCTTTCGCCCGTTTGTACAATTTGACCAATGGCATCACGCCCAAGAATATAGGGGGAGGGCAGTGGCGTTTTGTAAATACCGGCACGAATAAATGCATCTACATAATTCGCCGCAACCGCCGAGACTTTGATTAATACGGAATTGGGAGTAAGTTGAGGAATGGGCAAATCACCGACGATAATATTATCGGGCACCCCCAATTTTTCGAGATAAACCGCTTTCATATGTTCTCCAACAAATAGAAATAACGGTATTTTATCGTAGGAAAATTTGTACTGAAATTCAATGTGTTTACCAAAAAAATTTTGCTTGAAGAAAAAGTGCGGTGAAAAATGGCCGCACTTTGCAGATAAGAATATGGTTGGATTATTTTAGCGTTGGTACGTAACTTGCGACGTTTTCTATATCCTGTTCGCTTAAACGGGCTTTGACTGCATTGCCGGCGCCGCTAATTTCACCGCTTTTTCGTTTTTGCAGTGCGGTGATAATCTCTTCCTTGTTTAAGGTATTGATAATAGCGGATTGACCTAATGCGGAACGTTCAGCGCTTTTACCGTGGCACATGGCGCAATTTTGTCGAAATAATTTTTCACCCTGCGCGAGATCTGCTTGTGCCGAGGCGGTGATGCTGCTGACGGAAACTAAGCTGAGTAGCAACAATGTTGTTGCAATTTTTTTCATAACTTTACCTTATTGTTCAATCATCTTGGCGAATTTATCGGATTTTATACGCTGGGTCAATGTTATTTTGCTTGTCTTTCTTCGCGCAGGAATTTTCCATGTTGGAGAAAAATAGTGCAGTGCGTGAGTTTGGTTAATTCCGGATTATGGGTCACCATCACAATCGTGCGTCCTTGTTGATTCAATTCTGTTAATAAATTCAATACTAAGGTTTCATTTTTTTCATCTAAATTGCCGGTTGGTTCGTCGGCAAAAATGACCGGCGGTTGGTTGACTAAGGCGCGAGCGATACAAACCCGTTGCTGTTCACCGCCGGAAAGTTGACTTGGGCGGTGATCCATGCGGTGTTCCAATCCGACTTGCGCTAAAACCGCTTTGGCGGCATTTTCGTCAATGACACTATGATAATGTTGTGCCAACATGACATTTTCCAGCGCTGTGAGATAGGGGATCAGGTGAAATTGTTGGAACACTAATCCGATTTTTTCTGCGCTAAAACGTTGTCTGCCGATTTCGTCTAATTGCGCCGCATCAATTCCGTCGAGAATAACCTGTCCGCTGCTTGCAGTATCTAAGCCGGTTAAAATATTCATCAGAGTAGTTTTGCCGGATCCAGAGGCGCCCATAATGGCGACAAATTCGCCCTCTTGAATTTGGAGATTAATATCTTCAAGTGCGGTCACTTGTCCGAATTTTTTATATAAATGACGAGTTTCAATCACATTTTTACGCATAATTTTTCCTTATTCACCTTTTAATACATTGGCAGTTTGAATATCCAGCGCACGACGGGTTGGGATGATCACCGCGATAAAAGCGACCGCAAATGATAAGAAAATCGTGATAGGAATGACCGGCAAGCGTAAATCAATATAGGCTTTAAATACCGCAATTCCTAACACTTGTGCAAGCAGATAACCTAAAAGTAACCCTGTCACAATAGCACAAACCGCAATAATCAAAATTTCTGTTACAATTTGTTGAATAATATCTTTTTGGCTGGCGCCAAGGGATTTTTGTAGGGCAAATTCTTTGGCGCGTTCGCCAACAATGGCGATTAACGTTGTATTGACACAAAGGGTTGCCAAAACTAAAATCACAATGGAGATCAATCCCATCAGCCCTTTGATTTTATCTAAAATTTGCCCTTCAGAGGCGGACACTTTGAGGATGGGACGAACGTCTAAATCGGGGTATTGCTGTTTGAGTTGCTCCGCAAATTTTACCACTTGCCCCTGATCATTGGCGACACTCATCATCACATTCGTCAGCAGCCCGTCTTTTTCCAACCAATGTTGAGCAAAATCTAAGTTAACAATCAACATATTATCAGTCGCATCACCGCTTTCAACAATACCTTTGATGCGAAAAGTATGTTTTTCAACTGCATTTTTACTTAAGGTTAATTGGCTACCGACAGATAAATTCAGGCGTTCGGCTAAACGTTTTCCAATCATTGCATGCCGATCATCAAAGTTGACGCCGATTTGTGAGCCGGTAATTTGCCAATAGGGCGCAAGCGTACGCATATTGTCAAACCATACGCCCATCATCACAATTTTTTCTAAATCGCTACGCACGACCCCGTATAAATAAGGGCTAGCAGCGGTGATAAAATGTGCGGGCGCTTGCGCTAAAATAGGTTCAATATCCGCTTGTTTAACCAAGCCGCTATTATTGGAACCGATATAAAAATTGGCGCCGAAGGTACGTAACTCTTGGCTCATTTTGGTATTAATATCAAAATATACCGCCGCCATGGCAGTGACGATCGCCGCACCTACCGTGAGCGCCGAGAAGATAATAAAAACGCGTTGCAAGCGCAAACGTAAGGCTTGCGTCACAAGTCGCCAAAACATCGCTTTTTTATTATTGACGACCATACAATACCTCAATTGGATATAATCGGGCGATACGGTGAGCTGGGAACCACGTTCCGATCAAGGCAATCAACACCGATAAAACTAAGACGCAAGGGATAACAATCCATGCGAAACTGAGCGGGGCATCAAATAAGGTAAAACCGATAAATTTTGCCAATCCCCAGCCGGCGAAACAGCCTAACATCCCGCCGATTAAAGCGCCAATAATGGCTTCGCAATAAAAGAGCAGTACAATTTGCCATTGATAAGCGCCTAAGGCTTTCATCAAGCCAATTTCTTTGCTGCGTTCAATAATGGTGGAGGTCATTAAAGAGGCAATGCCCATAGCTGCGGCAATGACTGCTGCGAGCGTCACTACGGCTAATAGCAATTGGATTTTTTCAATGACCACGCCCTCTGATGCCGCGACTTGCCAAATGGGTTGGACGCTAGCGCCGGAAATGGCTTCTTCCAATTGGTGTGAAATGGAGGAAACGTAGGCGGTGCAATACCATAAATCATATTCTTCGGCGGTTAAGGCATCCGGATCAAGGCGTGCTTTGCGAGAAAGGGCATTTTCCGGAACCGTTAACGCTGAGACTTTAATACCTTGAATTTTACCCTCTAAATTAAGTAAATTTTGCACCGCACTTAGTGGTAAAACAAGTTGCTGATCTTCGCTGCCGCCGGTAGTAAGAATGCCGACGAGTTGAATAGGCAACGTGCGGGAGAAATCGTTTTCTTGGTAGGATAAATTAATCTGATCACCGATTTTCCAACCAAGAGTTTGCGCTAATTGAGTACCAATCATTGCCGGAATAATCGCGCCAAAATCATGACTGTCATCCACCCAGTTTCCCTCGACTTGCCAGAACGGGCTGATAATGCGTTGTCCGGTATGATAGTCTTCTTCGTCTGGTACTTGGATTGGGTGATCGAAAAAGGTACCTAAAATACTGACGGTTTGCGTTTTTCCTTGATGTTCTGCTTTCACATTTGCTGATAGCAGCGGCGCAAAACCGACAATATTATTGCGCCAAAATATGTCTTTGACATTCGGCAATTCACGTTCATCTAAAAAATCTTGAGTAGAAAGGGCGGAATTATCATTAAAACCTTGCGGTAAAACAGAACGCCCGGTTGGTTCAACCAAAATATTCGCCCCATAAGATTTTAATTCTTTTGACATTTTATCGCCAATATCAATAGATACCGCAAGTAATGCAGAGACTAAACCGGCGGCGAGAAAAATGGTGATAATAGCTAATAATTTACGTTTGAGCGCGTGTCGCCAAGATTGAAACAGCATACGAGTTAACATTAACGCACCTCCGTATTGGATGAAAGCGGGGATAAATAACGTTCCGGATGGTCACGGAACAAATTTAAATTTTGTTCATTTTTAAAGAAATAGGTTTGCCCGTCGTGGTGATATTTGTATTCCGTCGTAGTATTTTTCAATTGACTATGATCGACCGGATCAATAACCTCTAATTCCACAATGGTCGAGAAGTAATTTACCCCGTCTTCCAAACTTTTACGCGGGATAATGATGTGTTCTTGTGTTTGGCGCCAATTTTCGATCGGGACTGGATTACAGCCACCGGGTTTTCCGATGGATGGGATAAAAATACGTACGCCGCAGCCGACACATATCACTTGATCACCCTCCATAACATAACCTTGATCGCCGCATAACAAACAAGCATCAAACACTACCGCTAAACTTAGTTTTTTGCTGGAACGGTTAATTACAAAAAAACGAACCGCTTTACCATCGCTTGCCACCCAAACAAAACGATGCAGTTTTCCGTCTTTGACTTGTTCAATTGGGATGACAATATCACCTTGGTTATTTGGTGTTACCGGCAAAGATTCGGATAATTGCGGTGGCTGTGAGGCGATTTTATCCCAATAAAGTCGCGTACTGTAAGCGACTGCAAGGGCGAAACCGCCGACGAATAGCGTGCGTTTGGAATGTTGTACTAATGCGGTTTTTTTACGTTTTTCAATAGGATAAGTTTCCATTTGTTGTTGCTGTTTGCGCACACGGTGGACTTGCATAAAAAAGCAAAGGCAGCTGAATAAAATAAGTAGGCAAATAAAATAGGTACTGTAGTTTTGGAGATTGCTTACTTTTGCTACAAAACTTAGGCGCGCTTTGGTGAGATCCAATACTTGGC
This sequence is a window from [Pasteurella] mairii. Protein-coding genes within it:
- a CDS encoding tetratricopeptide-like helical family protein, whose protein sequence is MKKIATTLLLLSLVSVSSITASAQADLAQGEKLFRQNCAMCHGKSAERSALGQSAIINTLNKEEIITALQKRKSGEISGAGNAVKARLSEQDIENVASYVPTLK
- a CDS encoding YHS family protein yields the protein MINYFFVFILQPILPIAILLGCNWSRFANFNIRALLWLGLFSFLAGILLQLNLPADQLTSLILNAILLGAIILCYISQFFLSQKLAYFWHYVLLIIAGMGWGKDPNISMLTNTDVINTDFILNTGAVIVGILFSLIVAAWLRILLRQLQAKTAQKLTALYAILSTATTLLLITPILSDLLLTLMKRQVLDLTKARLSFVAKVSNLQNYSTYFICLLILFSCLCFFMQVHRVRKQQQQMETYPIEKRKKTALVQHSKRTLFVGGFALAVAYSTRLYWDKIASQPPQLSESLPVTPNNQGDIVIPIEQVKDGKLHRFVWVASDGKAVRFFVINRSSKKLSLAVVFDACLLCGDQGYVMEGDQVICVGCGVRIFIPSIGKPGGCNPVPIENWRQTQEHIIIPRKSLEDGVNYFSTIVELEVIDPVDHSQLKNTTTEYKYHHDGQTYFFKNEQNLNLFRDHPERYLSPLSSNTEVR
- a CDS encoding ABC superfamily ATP binding cassette transporter, membrane protein gives rise to the protein MVVNNKKAMFWRLVTQALRLRLQRVFIIFSALTVGAAIVTAMAAVYFDINTKMSQELRTFGANFYIGSNNSGLVKQADIEPILAQAPAHFITAASPYLYGVVRSDLEKIVMMGVWFDNMRTLAPYWQITGSQIGVNFDDRHAMIGKRLAERLNLSVGSQLTLSKNAVEKHTFRIKGIVESGDATDNMLIVNLDFAQHWLEKDGLLTNVMMSVANDQGQVVKFAEQLKQQYPDLDVRPILKVSASEGQILDKIKGLMGLISIVILVLATLCVNTTLIAIVGERAKEFALQKSLGASQKDIIQQIVTEILIIAVCAIVTGLLLGYLLAQVLGIAVFKAYIDLRLPVIPITIFLSFAVAFIAVIIPTRRALDIQTANVLKGE
- the lolD_1 gene encoding ABC transporter ATP-binding protein produces the protein MRKNVIETRHLYKKFGQVTALEDINLQIQEGEFVAIMGASGSGKTTLMNILTGLDTASSGQVILDGIDAAQLDEIGRQRFSAEKIGLVFQQFHLIPYLTALENVMLAQHYHSVIDENAAKAVLAQVGLEHRMDHRPSQLSGGEQQRVCIARALVNQPPVIFADEPTGNLDEKNETLVLNLLTELNQQGRTIVMVTHNPELTKLTHCTIFLQHGKFLREERQAK
- the macB_2 gene encoding putative ABC transporter permease; this encodes MLTRMLFQSWRHALKRKLLAIITIFLAAGLVSALLAVSIDIGDKMSKELKSYGANILVEPTGRSVLPQGFNDNSALSTQDFLDERELPNVKDIFWRNNIVGFAPLLSANVKAEHQGKTQTVSILGTFFDHPIQVPDEEDYHTGQRIISPFWQVEGNWVDDSHDFGAIIPAMIGTQLAQTLGWKIGDQINLSYQENDFSRTLPIQLVGILTTGGSEDQQLVLPLSAVQNLLNLEGKIQGIKVSALTVPENALSRKARLDPDALTAEEYDLWYCTAYVSSISHQLEEAISGASVQPIWQVAASEGVVIEKIQLLLAVVTLAAVIAAAMGIASLMTSTIIERSKEIGLMKALGAYQWQIVLLFYCEAIIGALIGGMLGCFAGWGLAKFIGFTLFDAPLSFAWIVIPCVLVLSVLIALIGTWFPAHRIARLYPIEVLYGRQ